The genomic segment GGCTATTCCTTCTGTTCCTGGCGCGAGGCGACAAGGCGCGCGACGGTGATGGCAACGTAGAGGACGCCGGCTGCGGCTTCAAGAGTGGTGCACATGCGGGCGGCCGGCTTTACGGCGACGATGTCTCCGTAGCCCAGGGTGGTGAGCGTGGTCATGCTGAAGTAGAGGAAGGTGCTCCAGGGAACTGGCTCGGGCATGGGAGCGCCGCCCTGCGTGAACGAGCCCGGCTGCACGATGTTGAGCACGCCGTAGATTGCGAACCAGCACATGCCCAGCAGGAAATAGAGGCTTACCGAGACATACATGCCTCCTTTTTCTGTGCCTCCGGCTCTGCCGAGGTACACGAAGAGGCTGACGGAGACGAAGAAGAAGAAGATGGCCAAGGCGATCCGGCTGGCAAGGTCGAGCCATTGGTAAGGCAGTGACTGGCTCAGCGCCAGAGAGATCATGGACAGCAGGGCGAGCGGGATGGCGGTCCAGAAGATGGTGCGCTTCTCCGCAAGTTCCATGGCGGAAGCGACCAGAGCGACATAGAGCACTATGATGATCGCGATCTTGCCGATCAAGCGATTCTCAGAGAGCGCGGGCAGTATGTAAAAGAGAACGATGGAGGCGAGCAGCAGCTTGGAGCGCCGCTCGCGGTTCAAGATGCCTGCGGGTCCGAAGAACTTACGAAACAGGCTTGAGTGCTGGTCTTGCGTCATCGGATGATCACAGAAAAACGAAGGGGAAGCGGCAAGGGCTGGAAGATGTTTCCCGTGCCGTCCAAGAGCCGCTTCCCTTCCGGTTGACTAGCTGGTTTTGGCTGCGGTTCCGGCGATGGCCTTGTTCTGCAGCACGCGCACCACGACGCGGCGATTCTGCTCCTGCCCTTCTTTGGTTTGGTTATCGCCCACCTGTTCGGTGACGCCCATCGCGCCTGGCGCCAGCATGCGTGTGAGCGGAATCTTGCACTGCTGGATCAAAATCGTCGAGACGTTGTCGGCGCGTTTCTCGCTCAGTTCCTGGTTCTTGGCCGCATTTCCGACAGCGGACGCATACCCCTTGATCTCGATCATGTATCCCTGAACGTTCTGCGCCTTCTGCGCGAGCGCCTGCAACTGCGGAACGTACTGCTGTTCAACGTTGGTCTTGCCGTTCGCGAAAAGAATCGTGACTTCATCCAAGATGTAGTAGTCGTCCAGTTGACCGAACCGCGCAACCGCCTCCTGGATGGCCGCATTCTGCTTGGTCAGCTCCTGTTGGTTGGCCGCGACCTGCTGATTTGTTTCGTGCATTCCCGCCTGGATCGCGTTGGCCTGCTTCAGGTCATCGCCGCTAAACCGGATGGTCTGTGCGACGAGCTGATTCTGGTCGTTGAGGACTCCTTTGACCTTGATCGGCAGTCCCGGGATCAGCGAAGCGAACGACATTGCTTTGGAGCGTTTCTTCAGCATCCCCTGCGCTTGTCCCACATCCGTGCTGTCAGTGAGCACGACGGTCGTTTCTGTGTTGTCTTTGTTTTGCAGAGTCAGCTGCTCGCCGCTCCGCGTCTTGATGATTCCGTTGGCTTCGGTCTGCTGAGCCGAAGCCGCAATGCTCGCCCCTGCCAGGACGATGACTGCAGCAGCCGCGGTAAAGGATCTGAGCACGCGCGCATGAAACATGGTTCTCTCCGCCTCTTCTTCAAGTTGGTTCAGTTGGTTTAGGACCAGCCGGGAATGCACGCCTCTGGGTGGGGGCACGCGTTGCTCCGGCGGCTTTCCTGCTTATAGAGAGCGTGGCGGTAGCGGGCGGTAGAAGCCACTCGCACTTTTACCAGAGAGGCGATCAGGCGTGCGGATGGATGTAGTACACGAGGCCGAGGTAGTCGTCGGTGAGCAGAAAGGCATCGGGACCGATGCGGAAGAGGCCACAGGGCCGACCGTGCACGGTTGGCTTGCCGTCTTTGATCGTGAGGAAACCGGTGATGAAGTCTTGCGGATTGCGGTCTGCGCTGATTCGCACCACACGGTAGCCGGTGCCGATGCTGGGGTGGCTCGCGCCATGCAGTGCTACGAGGAAGCTGCCGTTGAGGTTGGTGTCGGTGTCGGAGAAGCGCTCCAATCCTAGTGGCGAGCTGTGCGCCGTAAACCATGCGTAAGGTTGGGGAACCGACTGGCAGGAGGCGAGCGGCGCCGGCGCTTGGCCAAGAGCCGCATTGGGATCGGGCTCGGCCGTGTGGCCGCCGCCTGCGGCGAGGTTCGTTCCTGCTTCCGCGACGCCGCTTTGCTTTCCATATACCGAGTCCTGCGGATGGCGTGGGGGGACGTCGGTGCGCGCTTTCATCGCCGGATCGTGCATCGACGGCAGAGGAGTGGCGTCGTGGACTGCTGTGCCGCTGGAGAAATAGCAGGTGGGCCAGCCGTAGTTCAGAGGCTGCTTTGCGCTAGCGTCGATCTGGAAGAGTGTGTCGTCTGGCAGCTTGTCGCCGAGATGATCGTCTCCCATGTTCGTTGCGAAGAGCGAACCGCCGTCGATCTCTGGGATCCAACGCAAGTCAACAGCGTTGCGCACGCCTTGGGCGATGATCTTTGCGTCGCTGCCGTCGGGGTTGATGCTGAGAATGGAGGCGCGCGCGGCTTCGCGTTCCTGGCAGTAATTGCAGGACGATCCAACTGCGATGAAGACGCGGGGAGTGCCTTGAACCTGGCCGACTGCGACCGTCCGCGTGAGGTGCCAGCCACCGTATTTGTAGTTCAGGCCGTAGTCGGGAAACCGGATCAGCGTCTGCGGCGGGGCGGCGGGATGGAGATCGCCGGGATGGTACTCATAGCGGACCAGCTTGTCAGTGAGAGCGACGTAGAGCCAGGTCTGCTTCGTCGCGGGGTCCGTCCAGAACGCGATGCTGTTGGGATTGCGCAGGTGATCGAGATAATGCGTGATGCGGCCGAAGGTGCCGGTCTGCGCGTTCCATTCGTCGAGGATGAAGACCGACCCGAGGTGGTTGTCAGAGAGGTCGTGCATGCCGGTTGCAAAGATGCGGCCGTCGGGCGATTGCGCGAAGAAGCGTACGCGGCGCAGTCCTTTAGCGGCGATATCGATGTCGAAGGCGGCGGGAAG from the Occallatibacter riparius genome contains:
- a CDS encoding OmpA family protein, producing MFHARVLRSFTAAAAVIVLAGASIAASAQQTEANGIIKTRSGEQLTLQNKDNTETTVVLTDSTDVGQAQGMLKKRSKAMSFASLIPGLPIKVKGVLNDQNQLVAQTIRFSGDDLKQANAIQAGMHETNQQVAANQQELTKQNAAIQEAVARFGQLDDYYILDEVTILFANGKTNVEQQYVPQLQALAQKAQNVQGYMIEIKGYASAVGNAAKNQELSEKRADNVSTILIQQCKIPLTRMLAPGAMGVTEQVGDNQTKEGQEQNRRVVVRVLQNKAIAGTAAKTS
- a CDS encoding potassium channel family protein — translated: MTQDQHSSLFRKFFGPAGILNRERRSKLLLASIVLFYILPALSENRLIGKIAIIIVLYVALVASAMELAEKRTIFWTAIPLALLSMISLALSQSLPYQWLDLASRIALAIFFFFVSVSLFVYLGRAGGTEKGGMYVSVSLYFLLGMCWFAIYGVLNIVQPGSFTQGGAPMPEPVPWSTFLYFSMTTLTTLGYGDIVAVKPAARMCTTLEAAAGVLYVAITVARLVASRQEQKE
- a CDS encoding PQQ-dependent sugar dehydrogenase: MGSPLPLAIATALLLALGSTAPGVAQQKQHTLPYAPGKSITLSLPAAFDIDIAAKGLRRVRFFAQSPDGRIFATGMHDLSDNHLGSVFILDEWNAQTGTFGRITHYLDHLRNPNSIAFWTDPATKQTWLYVALTDKLVRYEYHPGDLHPAAPPQTLIRFPDYGLNYKYGGWHLTRTVAVGQVQGTPRVFIAVGSSCNYCQEREAARASILSINPDGSDAKIIAQGVRNAVDLRWIPEIDGGSLFATNMGDDHLGDKLPDDTLFQIDASAKQPLNYGWPTCYFSSGTAVHDATPLPSMHDPAMKARTDVPPRHPQDSVYGKQSGVAEAGTNLAAGGGHTAEPDPNAALGQAPAPLASCQSVPQPYAWFTAHSSPLGLERFSDTDTNLNGSFLVALHGASHPSIGTGYRVVRISADRNPQDFITGFLTIKDGKPTVHGRPCGLFRIGPDAFLLTDDYLGLVYYIHPHA